In Segatella copri, the DNA window AGGTAATAGGCAGCGTGGTCATCATCTTCTCCATGATCGCTCTCTTCGGCACGATTTTCAATCTGTATCATCTGCCGGAATTTTAAAAGTACTTAAACAGGTCTTTAAACACCCCTTCAATCAGAAGAAGGCAAAGCATAAAGTTCAATAGTTAACAGTTCAAAGTTTATGTTTGTAGCACAAGAATTAAGAAAGAAAAGTATCGCAGAATACTTATTATATATGTGGCAGATTGAGGACATCATCCGAGCTTACGGATGCTCGCTGCCTGTCATCAAGAAAAATTATGTAGACCGGTTCGACTTTACACCTGAGCAGCGCGAGGAAGAACTCGACTGGTTTGGCAACCTGATTCGCATGATGAACGAGGAGGGAAAGCGCGAGGGAGGACACCTTAATATTAATAAGGTGATACTAAAGGACGTCATTGACCTGCACGGCATGCTGCTGCAGAGCACCAAGTTTCCTATCTACAATGCCGAATATTACAAGGTGCTGCCTTTCATCGTAGAGCTGCGCCAGCGGGGCGACAAGGATCTCAACGAGATTGAAACCTGCCTCGATGCCCTCTATGGTGTGATGATGCTGCGCCTGCAGAAGAAGGAAATTACGCCCGAAACCGAAAGGGCCATCAAGGAGATTACCGTCTTCATAGGTCTGCTCAGCGATTATTACATCAAAGACCGAACCGAGGGACTCAAGTTTGATGATGACGACATGTAGTGATTAGTTATTAGTGATTACTTTTTAAGAATATACATTATTATATATTTACAACAGGATGAACGAAATAGAAAGAAGAAGAACATTTGCCATTATCTCTCACCCGGATGCTGGTAAGACAACATTGACCGAGAAGTTTCTGCTTTTCGGTGGACAGATTCAGGTGGCAGGTGCCGTAAAGAATAACAAAATTCGCAAAACTGCGACTTCTGACTGGATGGATATTGAGAAACAGCGTGGTATCTCGGTATCTACATCTGTAATGGAATTTGATTATCTCCCTGCCGGACAGGAGGGAGAACCTTATAAGGTGAATATCCTGGATACGCCAGGTCACCAGGACTTCTGCGAGGATACCTACCGCACACTTACAGCCGTAGATTCAGCCATCATCGTGGTTGACTCTGCCAAGGGTGTGGAGGCACAGACCCGCAAACTCATGGAGGTGTGCCGCATGAGAAATACCCCGGTAATCATCTTCATCAACAAGATGGACCGTGAGGGACGCGACCCGTTTGATGTGCTCGACGAGTTGGAAGCAGAGCTCAAAATCAAGGTTCGCCCGCTGAGCTGGCCTATCGGTCAGGGCGCCCGTTTCAAGGGCGTTTACAACATCTACGAGCATCAGCTGAATCTCTTTACCCCTAACAAACAGCGAGTTACCGAGAAGGTAGAGGTAGACATCCAAAGTTCAGAACTCGACGAGCGGGTTGGTGAACGTGAGGCTGCACAACTGCGTGAGGAACTGGAACTGGTAGATGGTGTTTACCCTGAGTTTGAGGAAGAAACCTACCGTTCGGCCGAGGTAGCACCTGTGTTCTTCGGTTCGGCACTGAACAATTTTGGTGTTCAGGAACTCCTCGACTGTTTTGTTCATATTGCTCCATCTCCTAGACCCACCCAGGCAGAGGAGCGTCTGGTGAAGCCTGAAGAACCTAAGTTCAGTGGTTTCATCTTCAAGATTACAGCCAATATTGATCCAAACCACCGCTCCTGCATCGCTTTCTGTAAGATATGCTCGGGCAAATTTGTGAGAAATCAGCCATATTACCACGTGCGCTTGGATAAGAACGTACGTTTCTCTTCGCCTACCCAGTTCATGGCACAGCGCAAGAGTACCATTGACGAGGCTTATCCGGGTGACATTGTAGGTTTGCCAGACAACGGTATTTTCAAGATAGGAGATACGTTGACGGAGGGAGAGAAGATGCATTTTCGCGGTTTGCCAAGCTTCTCTCCACTCCTTTTCAAGTACATCGAGAATGATGACCCGATGAAGAGCAAGCAGTTCCAGAAGGGATTGGAGCAGCTCATGAACGAGGGTGTGGCGCAGCTCTTCGTCAACCAGTTCAACGGCCGCCGCATCGTGGGCACCGTGGGTCAGCTGCAGTTCGAGGTTATCCAGTACCGCCTGGAGAACGAGTACAATGCCAAGTGCCGCTGGGAGCCAGTGCATCTTCACAAGGCTTGCTGGATAGAGGCAGATGACGAGAAGGAACTCGAGAACTTCAAGAAGCGCAAGTACCAGTACATGGCCAAGGATATTGAGGGGCGCGATGTCTTTCTTGCCGATTCGGGCTACGTGTTGAGCATGGCGCAGCAGGATTTTGAACACATCAAGTTCCATTTCACATCGGAATTCTAAATCAATGTAAAAAAGATGGATGAAGAAATTCTAGATTACAACGAGCAGAAAGAGGGATGGGTCAGTAAGATGGTGGATTGGCAGAAAAAACATATTTCTGACCGCCAGATGACCCTTATCCTGGCTTTTATCATCGGCCTTCTGGCGTCGGTGGCAGGATATTTCCTGCACGGCATTGTGCACGAAATACAGTTGCTGCTCACTTCGGGATTTAACAAGGGCACCTATAACCTGCTCTTCCTGCTCTTCCCGATTGTGGGCATTTACCTCACCATGCTCTTTATTAAATATGTGGTCAGAGATAATATTTCCCACGGTATCACCCGTGTGCTTTACGCCATTTCTACCAAAAATTCCAAGCTCAAGGCCCACAACTGTTGGTCATCGGTGGTGGCATCAGGTATCACCATCGGTTTCGGTGGTTCCGTGGGAGCCGAGGCTCCTATTGTGCTCACGGGTTCGGCCATCGGCTCAAACCTGGGACAAATCTTCCGCATGGACAAGAAAACCATGATTCTGCTGGTGGGCTGTGGCGCCTCTGCAGCCATTGCTGGAATCTTTAAGGCGCCTATTGCTGGACTCGTGTTTACGCTTGAGGTGCTGATGGTAGACTTGAGCATGGCTTCCTTGCTGCCTATCCTTATCAGTTGTGTAACAGCTACTTGCTTTACCTACATCCTGATGGGCTCCAAGAGTCTTTTCGATTTTACGCTTACCAGTCCGTGGGCGCTCGACCGCGTGCCTGCCTGCCTTTTGCTGGGCATTTTCTGCGGCTTGGTGAGCCTTTATTTCATGCGCACCATGTCGGCGTGCGAGGGCTTCTTTGCCAAGCTTTCGCCTTATCCCTACGTAAAACTGCTGTTTGGAGGACTGATTCTGAGTTCGCTCATCTTCCTCTTCCCTTCGCTCTACGGCGAAGGCTATACGGCAGTCAACGTGCTGCTGAAGGGGCAGAATGTGGAAGACTGGGGGCAGGTGATGAGCCGTTCGCTCTTCTACGGGCACAACCAGCTGCTCATCCTCTACATCGCTCTGGTAACCTTTACCAAGGTTTTTGCCACCTCGGCAACCAACGGCAGTGGCGGATGCGGTGGTACCTTTGCTCCTTCGCTCATTATTGGAGGTTTTGCCGGTTTCCTCTTTGCGCGCCTCTGGAATGTGAACCAGGTGGGCGTCTACATTCCTGAGCAAAACTTTACACTCTTGGGCATGGCGGGCCTCATTACGGGTGTGATGCATGCCCCGCTTACGGGCATCTTCCTCATCGCCGAACTCACGGGCGGCTACCAGCTCTTCATGCCGCTGATGATAGTGTGCATCTCTTCGCTGCTCACCATCAGCATCTTTGAGAGTCACAGCATCTACGCCCTGCGTCTGGCTAGAGAGGGCAAGCTGCTCACCCACCATATTGACAAGGCTGCGCTCACCCTGCTGGGCATGCAGGATGTCATTGAGAAAGATTATCATCCGGTAGGTCCGGATCTGCCGATGAGCAAGCTGGTGAGTGAGATAAGTCGCAGCAACAACAACTTTCTGCCTGTTTTAGATCAGGCGGGTGTGCTGTTGGGAGTAATAGATATTACGAAGATTCGCCACATCATCTTCCGCACCGAACTGTATCAGCATTTCACCGTGCGTCAGCTGATGATGCAGCCTTCTGCCGTTCTTACCGAACATGACAGTATGGACGAGGTGATGCAGAAATTTGATAAAACCGATGCCGCCCAGCTGCCAGTGGTTGATGTGGCAGGCGTACTGAAGGGTTACATCAGCCGTACTAGAATCTATTCTATGTACAGGCAGATTGTAGCGGATATGTCGGCAGAGTAGGAGTTTTAAGTGTAGAGTGAAGAACGAAGAGTGAAGAATTCAACGGCTTTGCTGGTTTTATTTTAAAATATTAGTGTTTTATGGAGAAGAAGGATTTGAGAATTGTTTTCATGGGAACACCGGAGTTTGCGGTGGAATCCCTCAAGCGCCTGGTAGAGGGCGGTTACAACGTGGTGGCTGTGGTTACGCAGCCTGATAAACCGGTGGGCAGACATCAGGATACGCTGCAACCTTCGCAGGTTAAGCAGTATGCCGTAGAGCATGGTTTACCGGTGCTGCAGCCTGTAAAGATGAAGGACCCTGACTTTGTGGAGCAGTTGCGTTCTTATCAGGCTGACTTGCAGGTGGTAGTTGCTTTCCGCATGCTGCCAGAGGTGGTTTGGGCGATGCCGAAATATGGTACTTTTAATGTACATGCAGCCCTCCTTCCGCAGTATCGCGGTGCGGCGCCTATTAACTGGGCAGTGATTAATGGCGAGAAGGAGACGGGTGTTACCACCTTCTTCCTCGACCACGATATTGATACCGGTCGCATCATTCTGCAGAAACGTTTTCCTATTCCGGAGACGGCAAATGTGGAGTATGTTTACGACGGGTTGATGCATCTTGGTGCTGAATTGGCGCTGGAAACCATTGATGCGCTCATCGCTGCCGATGGCAATATCGGTTCCATTCCTCAGAGCGAAATGATAGGACAGGGTGCCGAACTCAAGCCGGCTCCGAAAATCTTCAAGGATACCTGCCGCATCGACTTCCACAAGCCTGCTAAGCAGGTGTATGATTTCATCCGCGGTCTTTCTCCATACCCTGGTGCATGGACTGAAATTAAGAAGAAGGAGACAGTAGTATTATTTGACGATCCTAAGGGAGATGATGATTACGTGAGGTTCCCTGAGCCTACAACTCATCCATCCCATAAGCAGAGTACACAGAAAATTCAGGTACTTAAGATATTTTCTACCCGTCTTTCATGTATGAAGCGTGGTGATGCGCCTGTGGGATCGCTCCGCGTTGAGGGGAAGTCGTTACAAGTAGCCTGCCTTGATGAATGGCTCATTATTCAGGAGTTGCAGCTCAGTGGCAAGAAACGCATGGATGCTTCTGCTTTTCTCAATGGTATGAAGGACATAGCTTATTATGAGTGTTTGAAGAAAGATGTTAGTGACGATTTTTAAGATTCAAAAGATTTTTGATTTTTAGTTTTATAGTATTATGACTGTAGAAGAAGACATCAAGCGTGCTATAGAGTGCATGCGAAAGGGTGGAGTGATACTCTATCCTACAGATACCGTATGGGGCATAGGATGCGACGCCACCAACCCTGAAGCGGTAAAGAAAGTTTATGAAATAAAGAAACGTGACGATTCTAAGGCGCTTATCTGCCTGATAGATTCTGCTGACCGCATGGCGCGTTATTTCCGCAATGTGCCACAGGTGGCATGGGATTTCATCGATGCTGCCATGCCTGTAAAGCCTACTACGGTTATTCTTGATGATGCCAGTGGAGTGGCTAATAATCTGGTAGCAGAGGATGGAAGTCTGGCGATGCGTATAACCTATGAGCCTTTCTCCAAACAACTCTGTTACCGTTTTCAGAAGCCTATTGTAAGTACAAGTGCTAATGTGAGTGGTGAGCCTGCTGCACAGAATTATCGCGACATCTCCGAGGAAATCCTCAATGCTGTAGATTATGTTTGCTGGAGCCGCCGTCAGGAGCATAAACCTCATCAGCC includes these proteins:
- a CDS encoding chloride channel protein is translated as MVDWQKKHISDRQMTLILAFIIGLLASVAGYFLHGIVHEIQLLLTSGFNKGTYNLLFLLFPIVGIYLTMLFIKYVVRDNISHGITRVLYAISTKNSKLKAHNCWSSVVASGITIGFGGSVGAEAPIVLTGSAIGSNLGQIFRMDKKTMILLVGCGASAAIAGIFKAPIAGLVFTLEVLMVDLSMASLLPILISCVTATCFTYILMGSKSLFDFTLTSPWALDRVPACLLLGIFCGLVSLYFMRTMSACEGFFAKLSPYPYVKLLFGGLILSSLIFLFPSLYGEGYTAVNVLLKGQNVEDWGQVMSRSLFYGHNQLLILYIALVTFTKVFATSATNGSGGCGGTFAPSLIIGGFAGFLFARLWNVNQVGVYIPEQNFTLLGMAGLITGVMHAPLTGIFLIAELTGGYQLFMPLMIVCISSLLTISIFESHSIYALRLAREGKLLTHHIDKAALTLLGMQDVIEKDYHPVGPDLPMSKLVSEISRSNNNFLPVLDQAGVLLGVIDITKIRHIIFRTELYQHFTVRQLMMQPSAVLTEHDSMDEVMQKFDKTDAAQLPVVDVAGVLKGYISRTRIYSMYRQIVADMSAE
- a CDS encoding L-threonylcarbamoyladenylate synthase, translated to MTVEEDIKRAIECMRKGGVILYPTDTVWGIGCDATNPEAVKKVYEIKKRDDSKALICLIDSADRMARYFRNVPQVAWDFIDAAMPVKPTTVILDDASGVANNLVAEDGSLAMRITYEPFSKQLCYRFQKPIVSTSANVSGEPAAQNYRDISEEILNAVDYVCWSRRQEHKPHQPSSIVKIAKDGEVKVIR
- a CDS encoding peptide chain release factor 3; translation: MNEIERRRTFAIISHPDAGKTTLTEKFLLFGGQIQVAGAVKNNKIRKTATSDWMDIEKQRGISVSTSVMEFDYLPAGQEGEPYKVNILDTPGHQDFCEDTYRTLTAVDSAIIVVDSAKGVEAQTRKLMEVCRMRNTPVIIFINKMDREGRDPFDVLDELEAELKIKVRPLSWPIGQGARFKGVYNIYEHQLNLFTPNKQRVTEKVEVDIQSSELDERVGEREAAQLREELELVDGVYPEFEEETYRSAEVAPVFFGSALNNFGVQELLDCFVHIAPSPRPTQAEERLVKPEEPKFSGFIFKITANIDPNHRSCIAFCKICSGKFVRNQPYYHVRLDKNVRFSSPTQFMAQRKSTIDEAYPGDIVGLPDNGIFKIGDTLTEGEKMHFRGLPSFSPLLFKYIENDDPMKSKQFQKGLEQLMNEGVAQLFVNQFNGRRIVGTVGQLQFEVIQYRLENEYNAKCRWEPVHLHKACWIEADDEKELENFKKRKYQYMAKDIEGRDVFLADSGYVLSMAQQDFEHIKFHFTSEF
- a CDS encoding DUF4924 family protein, coding for MFVAQELRKKSIAEYLLYMWQIEDIIRAYGCSLPVIKKNYVDRFDFTPEQREEELDWFGNLIRMMNEEGKREGGHLNINKVILKDVIDLHGMLLQSTKFPIYNAEYYKVLPFIVELRQRGDKDLNEIETCLDALYGVMMLRLQKKEITPETERAIKEITVFIGLLSDYYIKDRTEGLKFDDDDM
- the fmt gene encoding methionyl-tRNA formyltransferase, coding for MEKKDLRIVFMGTPEFAVESLKRLVEGGYNVVAVVTQPDKPVGRHQDTLQPSQVKQYAVEHGLPVLQPVKMKDPDFVEQLRSYQADLQVVVAFRMLPEVVWAMPKYGTFNVHAALLPQYRGAAPINWAVINGEKETGVTTFFLDHDIDTGRIILQKRFPIPETANVEYVYDGLMHLGAELALETIDALIAADGNIGSIPQSEMIGQGAELKPAPKIFKDTCRIDFHKPAKQVYDFIRGLSPYPGAWTEIKKKETVVLFDDPKGDDDYVRFPEPTTHPSHKQSTQKIQVLKIFSTRLSCMKRGDAPVGSLRVEGKSLQVACLDEWLIIQELQLSGKKRMDASAFLNGMKDIAYYECLKKDVSDDF